The following are encoded in a window of Geobacter metallireducens GS-15 genomic DNA:
- a CDS encoding helix-turn-helix domain-containing protein yields MLTHKKLKARALERPDVKAEYDRLDEEFAFLDEFLKARAAAGVTQAEVAERIGTTQSAIARLESGGGKHSPSLATLQKYAHALGCRLELRLVQETKAREIEGRASRPSRAATKRVAG; encoded by the coding sequence ATGCTCACGCACAAAAAACTTAAAGCCCGTGCGCTCGAACGCCCGGATGTGAAAGCCGAATATGACCGGCTTGACGAGGAATTTGCTTTTCTGGACGAATTTCTGAAAGCGCGTGCAGCCGCTGGAGTTACACAGGCGGAAGTTGCCGAACGCATCGGCACGACACAGTCTGCTATTGCACGGCTTGAGTCAGGAGGAGGAAAACATTCTCCCTCTCTGGCCACGCTGCAGAAGTACGCACACGCCCTCGGCTGCCGTCTGGAGTTGCGGCTCGTCCAAGAGACTAAAGCTCGGGAAATTGAAGGAAGGGCCAGCCGCCCAAGTCGGGCCGCCACGAAGCGGGTGGCTGGGTAG
- a CDS encoding type II toxin-antitoxin system RelE/ParE family toxin, whose amino-acid sequence MVTFVESPLFTKQVHDYLTDDEYRIFQAFLAATLDAGDVVRGSGGVRKVRWNRRGTGKSGGVRVLYFARSEAGEIWLLLIYAKSAVDSIPGHILKALKEEMEHVTR is encoded by the coding sequence ATGGTCACGTTCGTCGAATCACCGTTATTTACCAAACAGGTTCATGATTATCTGACTGACGACGAATATCGGATTTTTCAGGCGTTCCTTGCTGCCACACTTGATGCAGGCGATGTGGTGCGCGGTTCCGGGGGAGTCCGCAAGGTTCGCTGGAACCGTCGCGGCACCGGCAAAAGCGGCGGGGTCAGGGTTCTATATTTTGCCCGTTCAGAAGCAGGCGAAATCTGGTTGCTACTGATTTACGCCAAGAGCGCTGTTGACAGCATTCCCGGCCATATTCTCAAAGCACTCAAAGAGGAGATGGAACATGTCACTCGATGA
- a CDS encoding type II toxin-antitoxin system RelE/ParE family toxin: protein MFYCTMVGKKIVMLHQFTKKTDKTPPRELELARRRMKEVKNAHAQKT from the coding sequence GTGTTCTACTGCACCATGGTCGGCAAGAAGATCGTGATGCTGCATCAATTCACGAAGAAAACGGACAAGACTCCGCCCAGAGAGCTTGAACTGGCGCGGAGGAGGATGAAGGAGGTCAAGAATGCTCACGCACAAAAAACTTAA
- a CDS encoding DUF72 domain-containing protein produces the protein MGQMLRFYAQRLNALEINDTFYHMPAERVLAPWAEQVPDDFTFALKAPQVITHLKQLRNVEEEAGCFFRTLSVLGEGLGLATMGEGLHLFQARGRGGEPHHRP, from the coding sequence ATGGGACAGATGCTCCGCTTCTACGCGCAGCGCCTCAACGCGCTGGAGATCAACGACACGTTCTATCACATGCCGGCGGAGAGGGTCCTCGCCCCCTGGGCGGAGCAGGTCCCCGACGATTTCACCTTTGCGCTCAAGGCGCCCCAGGTCATCACCCACCTGAAGCAGCTCCGGAACGTAGAGGAGGAGGCCGGCTGCTTCTTCAGAACCCTGTCAGTTCTAGGGGAGGGGCTCGGGCTCGCAACCATGGGAGAGGGCCTTCATCTTTTTCAAGCACGAGGAAGAGGAGGGGAGCCCCATCACCGGCCCTGA